The proteins below come from a single Rhodospirillaceae bacterium genomic window:
- the ppdK gene encoding pyruvate, phosphate dikinase, which translates to MTRWVYSFGAGAAEGSAGMADLLGGKGANLAEMSGIGLPVPPGFTVTTEVCTWYYDNGRAYPGDLAGQVAAGIAEIEATAGRRFGDPADPLLVSVRSGARASMPGMMDTVLNLGLNDATVRGLAESGGDARFAWDSYRRFIQMYGAVVLDVDHDEFERELEYVKERRGVFLDTELGADDLEALVGRYKEIVQEQTGAAFPQDPNAQLWGAIGAVFGSWMNARAVTYRRLHDIPAAWGTAVNVQAMVFGNMGEDCATGVAFTRDPSTGDGRFFGEFLVNAQGEDVVAGLRTPQNLTIAGRDLHGPDLPSMEEALPGAFAELTRIRGILERHYRDMQDIEFTVQRGRLWMLQTRSGKRSVQAALKIAVDMVDEGILDPAGAIAALDPAQLDQLLHPTLDPAADVTIFGRGLAASPGAATGAVVFSADEAVARSQAGEAVVLVRVETSPEDIHGMHAAAGILTTRGGATSHAAVVARGMGRPCVCGAGDIRVDYEAAEMACAGRVVKAGEQITIDGASGRVMLGEAPLIQPELSGDFARIMEWADDLRRMAIRTNAETPAEVRTAREFGAEGIGLCRTEHMFFDEDRIVAMREMILADDASGRRAALEKLLPMQRRDFAELFGIMAGLPVTIRLLDPPLHEFLPHSEEEHAGVAEAAGVSAREVRRRIQRLSEANPMLGHRGCRLAVTFPEICEMQARAIFEAAAEVQEKTGRPVAPEVMIPLAFSMEEVALLKAVIDRVASEVAERTGVATEYLVGTMIELPRAALQAGEIAREAAFFSFGTNDLTQTTFGLSRDDAGNFLPAYVEQGIVPKDPFVSLDVEGVGELVRIACDRGRAARPDLKLGICGEHGGDPASIAFCEEIGLDYVSCSPYRVPIARLAAAQARLRGNP; encoded by the coding sequence ATGACGCGGTGGGTCTACAGCTTCGGCGCCGGCGCCGCCGAGGGCTCGGCCGGGATGGCGGACCTGCTCGGCGGCAAGGGCGCCAACCTGGCTGAAATGAGCGGCATCGGCCTGCCGGTGCCGCCCGGCTTCACGGTCACGACCGAAGTCTGCACCTGGTACTACGACAACGGCCGGGCCTATCCCGGCGATCTCGCCGGGCAGGTCGCCGCCGGCATCGCCGAAATCGAGGCGACCGCCGGCCGCCGGTTCGGCGATCCGGCCGATCCGCTGCTCGTCTCCGTCCGCTCCGGCGCCCGCGCCTCGATGCCCGGCATGATGGATACCGTGCTCAATCTCGGCCTCAACGACGCGACGGTCCGCGGCCTTGCCGAAAGCGGCGGCGACGCCCGCTTCGCCTGGGACAGCTACCGCCGCTTCATCCAGATGTACGGCGCCGTCGTGCTCGACGTCGATCACGACGAGTTCGAACGCGAGCTGGAATACGTCAAGGAACGGCGCGGCGTTTTCCTCGACACCGAACTTGGCGCCGACGACCTGGAAGCCCTGGTCGGCCGCTACAAGGAGATCGTGCAGGAGCAGACCGGCGCCGCCTTCCCGCAGGACCCGAACGCCCAGCTCTGGGGCGCGATCGGCGCCGTCTTCGGGAGTTGGATGAACGCCCGCGCGGTCACCTACCGGCGGCTGCACGACATTCCCGCCGCCTGGGGCACGGCCGTCAACGTGCAGGCCATGGTGTTCGGCAACATGGGCGAGGACTGCGCCACCGGCGTCGCCTTCACCCGCGATCCCTCGACCGGCGACGGCCGCTTCTTCGGCGAATTCCTGGTCAACGCCCAGGGCGAGGATGTGGTCGCCGGCCTCCGCACGCCGCAGAATCTCACAATTGCCGGGCGCGACCTGCACGGACCCGACCTGCCCTCGATGGAGGAGGCGCTGCCCGGCGCATTCGCCGAGCTGACCCGTATCCGCGGCATTCTCGAACGGCATTACCGGGACATGCAGGACATCGAGTTCACCGTGCAGCGCGGCAGGCTCTGGATGCTGCAGACCCGCAGCGGCAAGCGCTCCGTCCAGGCGGCATTGAAGATCGCCGTGGACATGGTGGACGAAGGCATCCTCGACCCGGCCGGCGCGATCGCCGCCCTCGACCCGGCGCAGCTCGACCAGCTGCTTCACCCGACGCTCGATCCGGCGGCGGACGTGACGATCTTCGGGCGCGGCCTCGCCGCATCGCCCGGTGCGGCGACGGGTGCCGTGGTCTTCTCGGCCGACGAGGCGGTCGCCCGGTCCCAGGCCGGCGAGGCGGTCGTCCTGGTCCGGGTCGAAACCAGCCCGGAAGACATCCACGGCATGCATGCCGCCGCCGGCATCCTGACGACGCGCGGCGGCGCGACCAGCCACGCAGCGGTGGTGGCGCGCGGCATGGGCCGGCCCTGTGTGTGCGGCGCCGGCGATATCAGGGTCGATTACGAAGCCGCCGAAATGGCCTGCGCCGGCCGGGTCGTGAAGGCCGGGGAGCAGATCACGATCGACGGCGCGTCCGGCCGGGTCATGCTCGGCGAGGCGCCGCTGATCCAGCCGGAACTGTCCGGCGATTTCGCGCGCATCATGGAATGGGCCGACGATCTGCGCCGCATGGCGATCCGCACCAATGCCGAAACGCCGGCCGAGGTGCGCACCGCGCGGGAGTTCGGTGCGGAAGGCATCGGCCTGTGCCGCACCGAGCACATGTTCTTCGACGAGGACCGCATCGTCGCCATGCGCGAGATGATCCTCGCCGACGACGCGTCCGGCCGGCGCGCGGCACTGGAGAAGCTCCTGCCCATGCAGCGCCGGGATTTCGCCGAACTGTTCGGCATCATGGCCGGGCTGCCGGTGACGATCCGGCTGCTCGATCCGCCGCTGCACGAATTTCTGCCGCACAGCGAGGAAGAACATGCCGGCGTCGCCGAAGCGGCGGGCGTGAGCGCGCGCGAGGTCCGGCGCCGCATCCAGCGCCTGAGCGAGGCCAACCCGATGCTCGGCCATCGCGGCTGCCGGCTCGCCGTCACCTTCCCGGAAATCTGCGAGATGCAGGCCCGCGCCATCTTCGAGGCGGCGGCCGAGGTGCAGGAGAAAACCGGCCGGCCGGTCGCGCCGGAGGTGATGATCCCGCTCGCATTTTCGATGGAAGAGGTGGCGCTGCTGAAGGCCGTCATCGACCGGGTGGCGTCAGAGGTTGCCGAACGGACCGGCGTCGCAACCGAATACCTGGTCGGCACCATGATCGAACTGCCGCGCGCGGCGTTGCAGGCCGGCGAAATCGCCCGCGAAGCCGCCTTTTTCAGCTTCGGCACCAACGACCTGACCCAGACGACCTTCGGCCTGTCGCGCGACGACGCGGGCAATTTCCTGCCGGCCTATGTCGAGCAGGGGATCGTCCCGAAGGACCCGTTCGTCTCGCTCGATGTCGAAGGCGTGGGCGAGTTGGTGCGGATCGCCTGCGACCGCGGCCGGGCGGCGCGGCCGGATCTCAAGCTCGGCATCTGCGGCGAGCATGGCGGCGATCCGGCATCCATCGCCTTCTGCGAGGAGATCGGCCTGGATTACGTCTCCTGCTCGCCCTACCGCGTGCCGATCGCAAGGCTGGCGGCGGCGCAGGCGAGGCTGCGGGGCAATCCCTGA
- a CDS encoding folate-binding protein, with translation MSPLPMTGYHVAEDRAVLRISGADRIEFLQGIVSNDVAKAGRDRGVWAAFVTPQGKFLHDFFLAADGESILLDCERARADDLRKRLRRYTLRSDARVEAADDLVVALTAAAPAPTDGAGACFPDPRHRNAGYRLIGARSAVERVLTDAGLAPADPLDWDSRRLALGLPDGSRDLEIERSTLAEANADLLGGIDWEKGCWMGQEVTARMHYRGLAKRRLTPMHVEGPIPARGATVERGGKPVGECRSSAGGLVMVLARTEAIDKTETGLSCGETRLHPAPPEWLKAALREGDAASGAA, from the coding sequence ATGAGCCCGTTGCCGATGACCGGATACCATGTCGCCGAAGACCGCGCGGTTCTGCGCATTTCCGGCGCCGACCGGATCGAGTTTCTGCAAGGCATCGTCTCGAACGATGTCGCGAAGGCCGGCCGGGACCGCGGCGTCTGGGCGGCCTTCGTCACGCCCCAGGGCAAATTTCTGCACGATTTCTTCCTCGCCGCCGACGGCGAGTCGATCCTGCTGGACTGCGAAAGAGCGCGGGCGGACGACCTGCGCAAGCGGCTGCGGCGCTACACGCTGCGCTCGGACGCGCGGGTCGAGGCGGCCGACGATCTGGTCGTCGCCCTGACAGCGGCAGCTCCCGCCCCGACGGACGGCGCTGGGGCCTGTTTTCCGGATCCCCGGCACCGGAACGCCGGCTACCGGCTCATCGGCGCGCGCAGCGCAGTGGAGCGGGTGCTGACCGATGCCGGTCTGGCCCCCGCCGACCCGCTGGACTGGGACAGCCGCCGTCTGGCGCTCGGCCTGCCGGACGGTTCGCGCGACCTTGAAATCGAACGCTCCACGCTGGCCGAGGCCAACGCCGACCTGCTGGGCGGCATCGACTGGGAGAAAGGCTGCTGGATGGGCCAGGAGGTCACCGCCCGGATGCATTATCGCGGACTCGCCAAGCGCCGCCTGACGCCGATGCACGTCGAGGGCCCGATACCCGCGCGCGGCGCAACGGTCGAGCGCGGCGGCAAACCGGTCGGCGAATGCCGCTCCTCGGCCGGCGGCCTCGTCATGGTGCTCGCCCGGACGGAGGCGATCGACAAAACGGAGACCGGCCTGAGTTGCGGCGAAACGCGACTGCACCCGGCGCCGCCGGAGTGGCTGAAGGCGGCGCTGCGCGAAGGCGATGCGGCTTCCGGCGCTGCATAA
- a CDS encoding prolyl oligopeptidase family serine peptidase has protein sequence MKHHAKIVSAIAVSALLTAGAAPAQAEKCADPDNITYVQGRDHCLAIQTYWAGGNPDTLAIHFHGDVPSGRPVDFVFGIARAVARRGANAVVLIRPGFRGAGRRSSGTATHDQFSFMSRGRDEIESMGDAVARLKAHHRAKRLVLTGTSGGALIAGVLLGMRPDLVDAVLLISCPCDVQQLLFEKGFRRSEFTQSPHKWLEKANPRAKIVAVSGSADRTTPPHHVEKYIAAARARGHDAQFLIVPGAGHGGRPFGPIVGFALDDLFRR, from the coding sequence ATGAAGCATCACGCGAAAATCGTTTCCGCCATCGCCGTATCGGCCTTGTTGACGGCCGGCGCCGCACCGGCGCAGGCCGAGAAATGCGCCGATCCGGACAACATCACCTACGTCCAGGGGCGCGATCATTGCCTGGCGATCCAGACCTATTGGGCGGGCGGCAATCCCGATACGCTGGCGATCCATTTCCACGGCGATGTGCCGTCCGGACGGCCGGTCGATTTCGTGTTCGGCATTGCGCGGGCGGTGGCAAGACGCGGCGCCAATGCCGTCGTGCTGATAAGACCCGGATTCCGGGGCGCCGGCCGCAGGTCGTCGGGCACGGCCACGCACGACCAGTTTTCATTCATGAGCCGTGGCCGCGACGAGATCGAAAGCATGGGGGACGCCGTCGCGCGGCTGAAGGCGCACCATCGGGCGAAACGACTCGTCCTGACGGGCACGTCCGGCGGCGCGCTGATCGCCGGCGTGCTGCTTGGCATGAGGCCGGATCTGGTCGATGCCGTCCTGCTCATTTCCTGTCCCTGCGACGTTCAGCAACTGCTGTTCGAAAAGGGGTTCCGCAGATCGGAATTCACGCAGTCGCCCCACAAATGGCTGGAAAAAGCCAACCCCAGGGCGAAGATCGTTGCGGTTTCCGGCAGCGCCGACCGCACCACGCCGCCGCACCATGTCGAGAAGTATATCGCGGCAGCCAGGGCCAGGGGGCACGATGCGCAATTCCTGATCGTTCCCGGCGCGGGACACGGGGGCCGTCCGTTCGGCCCGATCGTCGGGTTCGCGCTCGACGATCTGTTCAGGCGCTGA
- a CDS encoding dihydroorotase: MNENSFDLTISGGTVMTPMGRIETDVGVRDGRIAALGDLGRAATAERFNAGGLHVLPGVIDTQVHFREPGLEHKEDLETGTRGAAKGGVTAIFEMPNTSPNTDSADALAGKLRRAEGRAWCDFAFFLGATDANAGALGALERLPGCAGVKIFMGSSTGSLLVADDATLRRVLASGRRRAAIHAEDEDRLNARKALLDPAAGAVQHPHLRDVESAVLATRRILALAHETGRRIHVLHISTAEELPLLAAATDVATVETTPQHLTLSAPECYERLGSYAQMNPPIRDARHHEALWQAVADGVIDVIGSDHAPHTREEKDRPYPSTPSGMPGVQTLVPLMLDHVNAGRLSLERFVDLTSAGPNRIYGIAGKGRIALGYDADFTVVDLNARRTIANDWMETRCGWTPFDGQTVTGWPKATIVRGAIVMRDDELLGRPGGTPVAFQECLTVE, encoded by the coding sequence ATGAACGAAAATTCCTTCGACCTGACGATTTCCGGCGGCACGGTCATGACGCCGATGGGCCGGATCGAGACCGATGTCGGGGTCCGGGACGGCCGGATTGCGGCGCTCGGCGATCTGGGCCGGGCGGCCACCGCCGAGCGCTTCAATGCCGGCGGCCTGCACGTCCTGCCCGGCGTCATCGACACCCAGGTGCATTTCCGCGAACCGGGGCTGGAGCACAAGGAAGACCTGGAAACCGGCACGCGCGGCGCCGCGAAAGGCGGCGTCACGGCGATCTTCGAGATGCCGAACACCTCGCCGAACACCGATTCGGCCGACGCGCTCGCCGGGAAGCTCCGCCGGGCCGAGGGGCGGGCCTGGTGCGATTTCGCCTTCTTCCTCGGCGCGACGGATGCCAACGCCGGGGCACTCGGCGCGCTGGAGCGGCTGCCGGGCTGCGCCGGCGTCAAGATCTTCATGGGCAGTTCCACCGGCTCGCTGCTGGTCGCCGACGACGCGACCCTGCGCCGGGTGCTCGCAAGCGGCCGCCGCCGGGCCGCCATCCATGCCGAGGACGAAGACCGGCTGAACGCGCGCAAGGCGCTGCTCGACCCGGCGGCCGGGGCCGTGCAGCATCCCCATCTGCGCGATGTCGAATCAGCGGTGCTGGCCACCCGGCGCATCCTCGCGCTTGCCCACGAGACCGGCCGGCGCATCCATGTGCTGCATATCTCGACGGCCGAGGAACTCCCGCTGCTCGCCGCAGCGACGGACGTCGCGACGGTCGAAACGACGCCCCAGCACCTCACCCTGTCGGCGCCGGAATGCTACGAGCGCCTGGGCAGCTATGCCCAGATGAACCCGCCGATCCGCGACGCCCGGCACCACGAGGCGCTGTGGCAGGCCGTCGCCGACGGCGTGATCGACGTGATCGGCTCCGACCATGCGCCCCATACCCGGGAGGAGAAAGACCGGCCCTATCCGTCCACCCCGTCCGGGATGCCGGGGGTGCAGACGCTGGTCCCGCTGATGCTCGACCATGTCAACGCCGGGCGGCTCAGCCTCGAACGGTTCGTCGACCTGACCAGCGCCGGTCCGAACCGGATCTACGGCATCGCCGGCAAGGGCCGGATCGCGCTCGGCTACGATGCGGATTTCACCGTCGTCGATCTCAATGCGCGGCGCACGATCGCGAACGACTGGATGGAAACCCGCTGCGGCTGGACGCCATTCGACGGCCAGACGGTGACCGGATGGCCGAAGGCGACGATCGTCCGCGGCGCCATCGTCATGCGCGACGACGAACTGCTCGGCCGGCCGGGCGGGACGCCTGTCGCCTTTCAGGAATGCCTGACCGTTGAATGA
- a CDS encoding glycine--tRNA ligase subunit alpha, whose product MASAVSRETCFQRLILTLQDFWAERGCVILQPYDMEVGAGTFHPATTLRSLGPEPWNAAYVQPSRRPTDGRYGENPNRLQHYYQFQVLLKPSPPDSQALYLDSLRAIGIDPMAHDIRFVEDDWESPTLGAWGLGWEVWCDGMEVTQFTYFQQVGGIDCNPVSVELTYGLERLAMYIQGVDNVYDLDWDGVPKDQGGVTYGDVFLQAEREFSAFNFELADTKKLFRHFEDAEEECLALVEAKKPLPAYDQCMKASHLFNLLDARGVISVTERQSYILRVRTLARACCRAWLDSQTPSAADVAEAADA is encoded by the coding sequence ATGGCGTCTGCCGTTTCGCGCGAGACCTGCTTCCAGCGGCTCATCCTGACGTTGCAGGATTTCTGGGCCGAGCGCGGCTGCGTCATCCTCCAGCCCTACGACATGGAGGTCGGCGCCGGCACCTTCCATCCGGCGACCACCCTGCGCTCGCTCGGGCCGGAGCCGTGGAACGCGGCCTATGTCCAGCCCTCGCGCCGGCCGACCGACGGGCGCTACGGCGAGAACCCGAACCGGCTCCAGCACTATTACCAGTTCCAGGTGCTGCTCAAGCCGTCGCCGCCGGACAGCCAGGCGCTCTATCTCGACAGCCTGCGCGCCATCGGAATCGACCCGATGGCCCACGACATCCGCTTCGTCGAGGACGATTGGGAAAGCCCGACACTGGGCGCCTGGGGTCTCGGCTGGGAGGTCTGGTGCGACGGCATGGAAGTCACCCAGTTCACCTATTTCCAGCAGGTCGGCGGCATCGACTGCAACCCGGTCTCCGTCGAGCTGACCTACGGGCTGGAACGCCTCGCCATGTATATCCAGGGCGTCGACAACGTCTACGACCTGGACTGGGACGGCGTCCCGAAAGACCAGGGCGGCGTCACCTACGGCGACGTCTTCCTGCAGGCCGAGCGCGAATTCTCGGCTTTCAACTTCGAACTCGCCGATACCAAAAAGCTGTTCCGCCATTTCGAGGACGCGGAAGAAGAATGCCTGGCGTTGGTCGAGGCAAAAAAGCCGCTGCCGGCCTACGACCAGTGCATGAAGGCGAGCCACCTGTTCAACCTGCTCGACGCCCGCGGCGTCATCAGCGTGACCGAACGGCAATCCTACATCCTGCGGGTGCGGACGCTCGCCCGCGCCTGCTGCCGGGCGTGGCTCGACAGCCAAACCCCGTCAGCGGCGGACGTAGCGGAAGCCGCCGATGCCTGA
- the glyS gene encoding glycine--tRNA ligase subunit beta, producing the protein MPELLLELLSEEIPARMQDRARADLERLVTGGLKEAGLEHGDVWTFSTPRRIGLSVGGLPERQPDVRQERKGPRVGSPDKAIEGFLRSVGFDSLDECEVREAKGAEFWFAVIERKGAATADALGGIVTGAIRAMGWPKSMRWGGSAFQWVRPLHNILCLFDGRPVAGSFDIGGSEALAFNGTTVGHRFLAPGEIAVESAADYRAKLEKAFVLVDPDERRARIEAQAGALAASLGSSLREDRALLNEVTGLVEWPVAVAGRIDAEFMDLPPEVLITSMRSHQKYFALETADGRMAPHFIAIADMETGDGGRSVAAGNERVLRARLADAQFFWDQDLEIPLSGRVEALEGITFHAKLGTVLDKVGRIEKLAGELADLIHANRRRTTHAARLAKADLTTGMVGEFPELQGIMGRYYALEDREHPEVAEAIAEHYAPQGPSEKCPQSRVSIAVALADKIDTLATFWAIGETPTGSRDPYGLRRAALGVIRLILENNIRLPLMGMLRQAAEGALRPAIASGSLTSLNRDEGPQQAFQFIVDRLKVHLRDRGVRHDLISAVFAKGDEDDLLRLLARVDALDKLLGSDDGGNLLTAYRRAANILRIEEKKDGRSYEGAPAVCLLKMAEETDLSKALDTAAAEAERALEKGAFGEAMTALAKLREPIDQFFDKVTVNDPDPALRENRLLLLSSIRTVMDSVADFSRIEG; encoded by the coding sequence ATGCCTGAGTTGCTGCTGGAGTTGCTGTCCGAGGAAATTCCGGCCCGGATGCAGGACCGGGCGCGCGCCGACCTTGAGCGGCTCGTCACCGGGGGGCTGAAGGAGGCCGGGCTCGAACATGGCGACGTCTGGACTTTCTCGACCCCGCGCCGCATCGGCCTGAGCGTCGGGGGTCTGCCCGAGCGGCAGCCCGATGTCCGCCAGGAGCGCAAGGGCCCGCGGGTCGGCTCGCCGGACAAGGCCATCGAAGGCTTCCTGCGCTCGGTCGGCTTCGACAGTCTCGACGAGTGCGAGGTGCGCGAGGCCAAGGGCGCGGAGTTCTGGTTCGCCGTGATCGAGCGCAAGGGTGCGGCGACGGCGGACGCGCTGGGCGGCATCGTCACCGGCGCGATCCGCGCGATGGGCTGGCCCAAGAGCATGCGCTGGGGCGGCTCGGCCTTCCAGTGGGTGCGGCCGCTGCACAACATCCTGTGCCTCTTCGACGGCCGGCCGGTCGCCGGGAGCTTCGACATCGGCGGCAGCGAAGCGCTGGCCTTCAACGGAACGACCGTGGGCCACCGATTCCTGGCGCCGGGCGAGATTGCCGTCGAGTCGGCCGCTGACTATCGGGCAAAGCTGGAAAAGGCGTTCGTGCTGGTCGATCCCGATGAGCGGCGGGCGCGGATCGAAGCGCAAGCGGGCGCCCTTGCCGCCAGCCTCGGCTCTTCGCTCCGCGAAGATCGGGCGCTCCTGAACGAAGTCACGGGACTGGTCGAATGGCCGGTCGCTGTGGCCGGCAGGATCGATGCCGAGTTCATGGACCTGCCGCCGGAAGTGCTGATCACCTCGATGCGCAGCCATCAGAAGTATTTTGCGCTCGAAACCGCCGACGGGCGAATGGCGCCCCATTTCATCGCCATCGCCGACATGGAAACCGGCGACGGCGGCAGGTCGGTCGCCGCCGGCAACGAGCGCGTCCTGCGCGCCCGCCTCGCCGACGCGCAGTTCTTCTGGGATCAGGATCTCGAAATACCCCTCAGCGGGCGGGTCGAAGCGCTCGAAGGCATCACCTTCCACGCCAAACTCGGTACGGTCCTCGACAAAGTAGGTCGAATTGAGAAACTTGCTGGCGAACTGGCAGATCTGATCCATGCCAATCGACGAAGAACAACGCATGCCGCGCGGCTGGCCAAGGCCGATCTCACCACTGGCATGGTGGGTGAGTTCCCCGAACTACAGGGCATCATGGGGCGCTACTACGCCCTTGAGGACAGGGAGCATCCAGAAGTCGCGGAAGCCATCGCCGAACACTATGCACCCCAGGGACCGTCCGAAAAATGTCCGCAAAGTCGTGTGAGCATCGCGGTGGCTCTGGCGGACAAGATCGACACGCTGGCTACCTTCTGGGCGATTGGCGAAACGCCGACTGGGTCGCGCGATCCCTACGGGCTGCGCCGTGCCGCGCTCGGGGTGATCCGCCTGATCCTGGAAAACAATATACGCCTGCCTTTGATGGGAATGCTCCGGCAGGCGGCCGAAGGGGCATTGAGGCCCGCTATAGCGAGCGGGAGTTTAACGAGCCTGAACCGGGACGAGGGGCCGCAACAGGCATTTCAGTTCATCGTCGACCGGCTGAAAGTCCATCTCAGGGACCGTGGCGTGCGCCACGACCTGATCTCCGCGGTCTTCGCCAAGGGAGACGAGGACGATCTCCTTCGGCTGCTGGCGCGGGTCGATGCGCTCGACAAGCTGCTCGGCTCGGATGACGGTGGAAACCTGCTAACTGCCTATCGCCGGGCCGCCAACATCCTGCGGATCGAGGAGAAGAAGGACGGCCGCAGTTACGAGGGCGCGCCGGCGGTCTGCCTGCTGAAAATGGCGGAAGAAACCGATCTCTCCAAGGCGCTGGACACCGCCGCTGCCGAGGCGGAGCGCGCGCTGGAGAAGGGAGCCTTCGGCGAGGCCATGACGGCGCTGGCCAAGTTGCGCGAGCCGATCGACCAATTTTTCGATAAAGTGACCGTCAACGACCCGGACCCCGCCCTGCGCGAAAACCGGCTGCTGCTGTTGTCCAGCATCCGCACGGTGATGGACAGCGTCGCCGACTTTTCGCGGATCGAGGGCTGA
- a CDS encoding S49 family peptidase: MRLNGAIGNIGPLRRGMNIQRLAPAIQRAFSVKGLKAVALSVNSPGGSAVQSALIYRRIRDLANEKNVPVLVFVEDVAASGGYWLACAGDEIFADANSIIGSIGVVTGGFGFVEAIGKLGIERRVYTAGARKAMLDPFRPENEDDVAHLKTIQKDMHDSFIDLVQRRRGKKLKGDSLFTGEFWTGRKALELGLVDALGDMRSVCRDRFGEKVRLVAIGERRSWFKRRFGLAGERAPQESWGIALGAGLLAAVEERALWSRFGL; encoded by the coding sequence TTGCGGCTGAACGGCGCGATCGGCAACATCGGGCCGTTGCGGCGCGGCATGAACATCCAGCGCCTTGCCCCGGCGATCCAGCGCGCCTTTTCGGTCAAGGGGCTGAAGGCCGTCGCCCTGTCGGTCAATTCCCCCGGCGGCTCCGCCGTTCAGTCGGCGCTGATCTACCGCCGGATCCGCGATCTCGCCAACGAGAAGAACGTCCCCGTGCTGGTGTTCGTCGAGGACGTCGCGGCCTCGGGCGGCTACTGGCTGGCCTGCGCCGGCGACGAAATCTTCGCCGACGCCAACTCCATCATCGGGTCGATCGGCGTGGTGACCGGCGGCTTCGGCTTCGTCGAGGCGATCGGCAAGCTCGGCATCGAACGGCGCGTCTACACGGCCGGCGCGCGCAAGGCGATGCTCGACCCGTTCCGGCCGGAGAACGAAGACGACGTCGCCCATCTGAAGACGATCCAGAAAGACATGCACGACAGCTTCATCGACCTGGTCCAGCGCCGGCGCGGCAAGAAGCTGAAGGGCGACAGCCTGTTCACCGGCGAGTTCTGGACCGGCCGCAAGGCGCTCGAACTCGGCCTGGTCGATGCCCTGGGCGACATGCGCTCGGTCTGCCGCGACCGTTTCGGCGAGAAGGTGCGCCTGGTCGCGATCGGCGAGCGGCGCAGCTGGTTCAAGCGGCGCTTCGGCCTGGCGGGCGAGCGGGCGCCGCAGGAATCGTGGGGCATCGCGCTCGGCGCCGGCCTGCTCGCGGCGGTCGAGGAACGGGCCCTCTGGTCCCGATTCGGGCTCTAG
- a CDS encoding M48 family metallopeptidase: MPDRGASAAGTYTDGRTARRHSVRMTIGVDGLLIESDDGAVAEAWPFDDLRLVDEAYAGRPFRLKRSAGEARLTVADSAFLDRLRPHAGRLSRKDLRGANLRVRAAGWIGATAAVLAGFWFLLPLAAGPVASWVPLSWEEGLGRTVQRQALALMAANSRLCTGSSGQLAFARLVQRLSATKPSRYRFRVTVVDNGTVNAFAAPGGYIVVFRGLIDNSADADGLAGVMAHEMGHVIERHGMENLVKALGLSFVMSALIGDTSGFAGIATDMAQNLATSKFSRDAEREADRIAVEMLNRANISGRGFHAFFQMVVRETGQEDKSIGRYFASHPATRGRAQFVKTHATGTRPAMSDSEWQAVRRMCDR, from the coding sequence ATGCCGGACCGGGGCGCCTCCGCCGCAGGAACCTACACGGACGGCCGGACGGCCCGGCGGCACAGCGTCCGGATGACCATCGGGGTCGATGGCCTGCTTATCGAATCCGACGACGGCGCGGTCGCAGAAGCGTGGCCGTTCGACGATCTGCGGCTGGTTGACGAGGCTTACGCCGGCCGCCCCTTCCGCCTGAAGCGCAGCGCCGGCGAGGCGCGCCTGACCGTCGCCGACAGCGCATTTCTCGACCGGTTGCGCCCCCATGCAGGCCGGTTGAGCCGGAAAGACCTGCGCGGCGCGAACCTGAGGGTCCGGGCGGCCGGCTGGATCGGGGCGACGGCGGCGGTCCTGGCCGGATTCTGGTTCCTGCTGCCGCTCGCGGCCGGCCCGGTCGCGTCCTGGGTGCCGCTCTCCTGGGAGGAAGGGCTGGGGCGCACCGTCCAGCGCCAGGCGCTCGCTCTGATGGCTGCCAATTCCCGCCTGTGTACGGGAAGTTCCGGGCAACTGGCCTTCGCACGCCTCGTGCAGCGCCTGTCCGCCACCAAGCCCTCGCGCTACCGCTTCCGCGTTACCGTGGTGGACAACGGGACGGTCAACGCCTTCGCCGCGCCGGGCGGCTATATCGTCGTGTTTCGCGGCCTGATCGACAATTCCGCCGACGCCGACGGACTTGCCGGTGTGATGGCCCACGAGATGGGCCATGTCATCGAGCGCCACGGCATGGAAAACCTCGTCAAGGCGCTCGGCCTCAGCTTCGTTATGAGCGCCCTGATCGGCGACACTTCGGGCTTTGCCGGCATAGCGACCGACATGGCGCAGAACCTGGCCACATCGAAATTCAGCCGCGATGCCGAACGGGAAGCCGACCGGATCGCCGTCGAGATGCTGAACCGGGCGAATATTTCCGGCCGGGGCTTTCACGCGTTCTTTCAGATGGTGGTCCGTGAGACCGGACAAGAGGATAAATCGATCGGCCGGTATTTTGCGTCGCATCCCGCTACGCGCGGGCGGGCGCAATTCGTCAAGACGCACGCGACGGGGACGCGCCCCGCGATGTCCGACTCCGAATGGCAGGCCGTCCGCCGGATGTGCGACCGGTAA